One window of the Syngnathus typhle isolate RoL2023-S1 ecotype Sweden linkage group LG21, RoL_Styp_1.0, whole genome shotgun sequence genome contains the following:
- the ing3 gene encoding inhibitor of growth protein 3: MLYLEDYLEMIEQLPMDLRDRFTEMREMDLQVQNATDQLEQKVTDFFVNAKKNKPEWREEQMEVIKKDYYKALEDADEKVQLANQIYDLVDRHLRKLDQELAKFKMELEADNAGITEILERRSLEMDGPSQPVNNHHVHSHAVVEKRRYSASTHHTTEHVPEKKFKSEALLSTLTSDACKENVPGCRSNSMTSSSSSTANSIYGVSSSQPLTSYGLSSLPAGPAAGAGAISMAAAQAVQATAQMKEGRRTSSLKASYEAIKNNDFQLSRDFSLSREASPYPSSALASTLTQTLAPTAVASDTRGRKSKSGVKSSNHQSSSSSSSSSLSSCSSSSALAQELSQQASVLPEAEAGGQVDWTYDPNEPRYCICNQVSYGEMVGCDNTDCPIEWFHYGCVGLSEAPKGKWYCPQCTAAMKRRGSRHK; this comes from the exons ATGTTGTACCTAGAAGATTATCTGGAGA TGATCGAGCAGCTTCCCATGGATCTCCGCGACAGGTTTACGGAAATGAGAGAGATGGACCTGCAGGTCCAAA ATGCCACGGACCAACTGGAGCAGAAGGTCACGGACTTCTTTGTCAACGCCAAGAAGAACAAACCAGAGTGGCGAGAGGAGCAGATGGAGGTCATCAAGAAG GATTATTACAAAGCTCTGGAAGACGCAGATGAGAAAGTGCAACTGGCCAATCAGATTTACGATTTG GTGGACCGACACCTGCGCAAGCTGGATCAGGAGTTGGCCAAGTTCAAAATGGAGCTGGAGGCCGACAACGCCGGCATCACCGAGATCCTGGAGAGAC GCTCTCTGGAGATGGACGGCCCGTCTCAGCCCGTCAACAACCACCACGTCCACTCTCACGCTGTCGTCGAAA AGCGGAGGTACAGCGCTTCGACGCACCACACGACGGAACACGTGCCGGAGAAGAAGTTCAAGTCGGAAGCTTTGCTGTCCACGTTGACGTCGGACGCCTGCAAGGAGAACGTGCCTG GTTGCCGTAGCAACAGCATGACTTCATCCTCCTCGTCCACCGCCAACAGCATCTATGGCGTCAGTTCTTCGCAACCTTTGACCTCCTACGGCCTGAGCTCCCTGCCCGCCGGACCGGCCGCCGGAGCCGGCGCCATCAGCATGGCTGCCGCGCAGGCCGTGCAGGCCACCGCTCAG ATGAAGGAGGGTCGGCGGACGTCCAGCTTGAAGGCCAGCTACGAGGCCATCAAGAACAACGACTTCCAGCTGAGCCGAGACTTCTCGCTGTCCCGCGAGGCTTCTCCGTATCCGTCTTCCGCGCTGGCGTCCACCCTGACACAGACGCTGGCTCCGACCGCCGTCGCCTCGGATACTCGAGGGCGCAAGTCCAA AAGCGGCGTGAAGTCTTCCAACCATCAGTCGTCTTCGTCTTCGTCCTCGTCGTCGCTGTCGTCGTGCTCGTCGTCGTCCGCGTTGGCTCAGGAACTTTCCCAGCAGGCGTCGGTGCTGCCCGAGGCCGAGGCCGGCGGCCAAGTGGACTGGACCTACGACCCCAACGAGCCGCGCTATTGCATCTGCAACCAG GTGTCCTACGGGGAGATGGTGGGCTGCGACAACACAGAC TGTCCCATCGAGTGGTTCCACTACGGCTGCGTGGGTCTGAGCGAAGCCCCCAAAGGGAAGTGGTACTGTCCTCAGTGCACGGCCGCCATGAAACGACGCGGAAGCAGACACAAGTAG